From Oryza sativa Japonica Group chromosome 4, ASM3414082v1, one genomic window encodes:
- the LOC136356199 gene encoding uncharacterized protein yields the protein MTWRKFRTDHAGKAVMAVEEVQALRKEFDAQQASNHQQPVRKKVQKDLYYAFHGRSSHTTEQCRNIRQRGNMQDPRPREEQVLFDVVDIPYNYNAIFGRATLNKFEAISHHNYLKLKMPGLTGVIVVKGLQPSAASKGDLAIINREVHNVEAEPYDRPKHAPKPTPHSKIIKVQIDDANPTKLVSLGDDMGEEEAGSILEVLKKNIDIFAWSPDEVGGVWTDLIMHHLAVKLDAKPRKQKLRKMSADRQEAVKAEVQKLLRAGVIQEIDHPEWLANPVLVRKSTSKKRMCVDFTDLNKACPKDDFPLPRIDQLVDSTAGCELMSFLDAYSGYHQIHMNPPDIPKTAFITPFGTFCHLRMPFGLRNTGATFARLVYKVLCKQLGRNVEAYVDDIVVKSRKAFDHVSNLQETFDNLRAAGIKLNPEKCVFGVRAGKLLGFLVSEKGIEANPKKIDAIQQMKPPSSVHEVQKLAGRIVALSRFLSKAAERGLPFFKTLRGSGKFNWTPECQAAFDELKQYLQSPSALISPAPRSKLLLYLAASPVAVSAVLVQETEFGQKPVYLVSEALQGAKTRYIEMEKLAYALEVTGRLSKWAAELSPFDLRFVARTAVKSQVLADCVAEWTPVFTPEPKPVEQFWVMCSNGSWSHKGVGIAAVLISPNGVPIRYAARLQFDTTNNAAGYEAVLLGLRKAKALGVRRLLIRTDSKLVAGHVDKSFEAKEEGMKRYLEAVRSMEKCFTGITVEHLPRGRNEEGDALAKSAASSGPHSPGIFFEVLYAPSVPVDSLEVMAIDQVKLSEDPYDWRTPFVKHLETGWLPEDEAEAKRLQLRATKYKMVSAQRYRSGVLQPLLRCISFAEGEEMAKEIH from the exons ATGACCTGGAGGAAGTTCAGAACCGACCATGCAGGCAAGGCTGTGATGGCTGTTgaagaagtgcaagccctccgcaaggagttcgacgcccagcaagcaagcaaccatcagcagccGGTCCGCAAGAAGGTCCAAAAAGACCTCTACTACGCCTTCCACggacgctcttcgcacaccacggagcaatgccgaaacattaGGCAACGCGGCAACATGCAAGATCCAAGGCC ACGTGAAGAGCAAGTACTGTTCGACGTCGTCGACATCCCGTACAACTACAACGCCATCTTTGGCCGTGCAAccctgaacaagttcgaagccatttcccaccacaattatctcaagctcaagatgcccggcCTGACAGGAGTGATAGTGgtcaaggggcttcagcctTCGGCCGCTTCAAAAGGCGATCTGGCCATAATCAACAGAGAAGTGCACAATGTTGAGGCCGAACCGTATGACCGACCGAAGCACGCGCCAAAGCCCACCCCTCACAGCAAGATAATAAAGGTACAGATTGATGATGCCAACCCCACAAAGCTCGTATCACTAGGGGACGACATGGGTGAAGAAGAAGCTGGGAGCATCCTAGAggtgctcaaaaagaacattgaTATCTTCGCCTGGAGCCCCGACGAAGTGGGAGGTGTTTGGAcagatctcatcatgcatcacctgGCAGTCAAGCTAGATGCCAAGCCAAGAAAACAGAAGTTGCGCAAGATGTCCGCCGATCGCCAAGAGGCGGTGAAAGCCGAAGTCCAAAAACTACTCAGGGCCGGGGTCATTCAAGAGATtgaccatccggagtggctggcgaatccAGTGCTGGTGCGGAAGTCAACCAGCAAAAaacgcatgtgtgtcgatttcacagaccTGAACAAAGCATGTCCGAAAGACGATTTCCCCTTGCCACGGATCGATCAGCtcgtggattcaacagctggCTGCGAACTCATGAGTTTCCTGGATGCATATTCCGGCTAtcaccagatccacatgaacccGCCCGACATCCCCAAAACAGCCTTCATCACTCCATTCGGCACATTttgtcacctcaggatgcctttcggcctGAGGAATACCGGAGCAACCTTCGCCaggctggtgtacaaggtcctttGCAAGCAGTTGGGGCGAAACGTGGAAGCTTAtgtcgacgacatcgtcgtaaaaagccgcaaggctttcgaccatgtGTCCAACCTACAGGAGACCTTTGACAACTTACGCGCAGCAGGCATAAAACTGAATCCTGAGAAGTGCGTTTTCGGCGTTCGCGCAGGCAAGCTGTTGGGCTTCCTTGTTTCTGAAAAAGGCATCGAGGCGAATCCCAAGAAAATCGACgccattcagcaaatgaagcctccgtcGAGTGTACATGAGGTACAAAAGCTCGCGGGCCGAATTGTGGCACTtagtcgattcctctcaaaggcagccgaaagaggtttgcccttcttcaagaccctccggggcTCGGGAAAGTTCAATTGGACACCAGAATGCCAAGCAGCGTTCGACGAGCTAAAGCAATACCTGCAAAGCCCGTCAGCTCTGATAAGCCCAGCACCGAGAAGCAAACTGCTACTATACTTAGCAGCTTCGCCGGTGGCAGTTAGTGCTGTCctcgtccaagaaacagagtTCGGCCAGAAACCGGTCTATTTGGTCTCCGAAGCATTGCAAGGAGCAAAGACaagatacattgaaatggaaaagctcgcttacgccctg GAAGTTACTGGccggctcagcaagtgggcggcaGAGCTATCCCCGTTCGATTTGCGTTTTGTTGCACGCACTGCTGTCAAGTCTCAAGTGCTAGCTGACTGCGTAGCTGAATGGACACCAGTATTCACCCCCGAGCCCAAGCCTGTCGAACAATTCTGGGTGATGTGCTCCAACGGTTCGTGGTCGCACAAGGGGGTAGGCATTGCGGCAGTACTCATTTCGCCGAATGGTGTGCCAATTCGGTATGCTGCAAGGctgcagttcgacacaaccaacaacgcAGCAGGATACGAAGCCGTTCTTctgggcctaagaaaggcgaaagcacTGGGAGTCCGGCGCTTGCTAATCCGAACCGACTCCAAGCTGGTGGCAGGCCATGTTGACAAATCCTtcgaggcaaaagaagaaggaatgaagAGGTATTTGGAGGCCGTTCGGTCCATGGAAAAGTGCTTcaccggcataacggtcgaacacttaCCTAGAGGCCGGAACGAGGAAGGAGACGCCTTGGCGAAATCTGCTGCTTCTAGTGGCCCACATTCGCCTGGCATCTTTTTCGAAGTCCTGTATGCACCAAGTGTGCCCGTGGACAGCTTGGAGGTCATGGCAATCGATCAGGTGAAACTGAGCGAAGACCCATACGACTGGCGAACCCCGTTTGTGAAACATCTTGAAACTGGCTGGCTTCCGGAAgacgaagcagaagcaaagcgcTTGCAACTCAGAGCCACGAAGTATAAGATGGTCTCGGCCCAGCGCTATCGCTCCGGGGTACTTCAACCCTTACTTCGTTGCATCTCTTTCGCCGAAGGCGAGGAAATGGCAAAGGAGATACACTAG